The nucleotide window TTTGCCTGAAATGTTTTTAATGCTTCGTTTCCAGATACTCTTATATTCATCCCAAGAAAACCAAACCGTTTCTTCTGCAAGGTTATCATATACATTGTAAATAATGCCAACCTTATCAGTATTATTTACTTCAATTGTAACTTGTTTAGGAGTCCTATTCTTTCCTTCTATATTAAGGTTAAATTCTACTGAAACATTTTTACAACCAGTGATTTTTTGGAGAATGTTATTTACTCGTTTCATATTCACCTCTTCTGTTTTAACAATGTGTTTTAGTAAAGACAGTATCACATCTGGCTATTTTTTGTCAAATGTTTAGTAACATTTAGCAGGAAGAGTGTGAGTTTAGCATTATATTTCATTTTTTAGAACCAAGAAGCCAAGAGATATTTTGACAGAAAATTTAACAAATGCTTTAATAAAAAGAATTTCATCTTAAGAATATGTGGAGGTACTAAATGTATCATTTCTCACCTTTTTCTCTTATAGTTCTTATATTTGCTGGTATTCTTATAGGACTTTCAAAAACAGCAGTCCCTGGTATAGGAGCAGTTTCCATACCTCTCTTTGCGAGCGTTATGCCTGCAAAGGCTTCAACAGGTCTAATGTTAACTCTTATTATTTTTGCAGATATGTTTGCTGTTCTTTATTATCGTAGGCAAGCTTTATGGGGGTATCTTATAAAACTTATTCCCTGGGCTTTTTTGGGAATAATTGTTGGTTATTTGTTACTTGGAAAGATTGATGACAAACAATTAAGATATGCTATCGGTATAATTATTTTGTCAACTCTTGCCATAAGCCACTGGAAAGATAAGTGGAATACTAAACAAAACCCATCAGGTATACTGGGTAGATGGTGGTTTGCAGCGTTATTAGGGCTTGTTGCTGGGGCTGCTACAATGATGGCAAATGCAGCAGGTCCTATTATGTCGGTTTATCTGATATCAATGCGTGTGCCTAAAAATAGGTTTATTGGCACGGCGGCATGGTATTTCTTTATACTTAACTGGATTAAGGTCCCGTTTAGTGTAAGCCTTGGGTTTATAAATCCTGGTTCACTGAAACTCACTCTAATACTTCTGCCTTCAGTTGCAATTGGGGCAATTGGAGGAGTATTCCTTTTAAAGAAGATGCCTGAGAAAATTTTCTCTAATATTGTAAAAGTTTTAACTGCAGCAGCTGCAATAAAATTGTTGATATAACCTTTTAATGAAACTGTTCGTGTTTAAATAGGTTATCTTCTATATTTTTTACTGCTTTTTCAAGTTCCGCTCTGTTTATAGAACTTTTAAATATTTGAATAATGTTACCGTATTGATTGAAAACAATTAAAAGTGGAAGTTCTTCATCGCTCTGTGTATAACCTACGTTATAGCCAGATTTTTTATCTGTTATAATAATTCCTGCTTTTCCTTTCAACCTCCATCTGTAACTTTTTACAGTAGCCAAAAATTCTTTATCTTTGTCTGTATAACTCTTTACTACTAATAAAATACCTTTATTTCTATCTATAAGTTCTTTGACTTTTTCATTGGCAGGTTTTATGGAAGAAATAAAGTTTAAAAGAGTAAATGCAAGAAATATCCCTAAAAGAAATAGAGGGGTCTGCCATCTGTTTTTTTTCATTCTGAATCTCCTTATGCATAACCTTTTGTTGATTTAAAGTGCTTAAATTATATCAAATACGCTAATATTGTTCAAATTAGTTTTAATAAGTAGTTTTTTCAAAAAAATTGACAAAAAATATAGAAAACTATATATTAAAATGTAATTTTAAGTATTTTGTTGGGTACCACAAAGTAGAAGGGTAGTTATAAGTTCGTAGAAATAAAGGGATAAATGGTTTGCTGTAGTATCATTTTTTTAAAAGGTAAAAAAAGGAATGGACGATTACATATATAGATTATGCTCTTTTTTGGGTAACCGTTTACCGTTACCTATCTTATATTTTCTGGGTAATATTTCAGCAAGGATAAAGTATATTTTTGTTTATAGCGTAAGAAAAACAGTAAGAGAAAATGTACGAATAGTGCTTGAATACCGTAAAGAAAAAAGAGGGCTTAATTATACTGAAGCAGAGTTGACACATATTGTTAAAGAAACATATTATAATTTTAGCCGTTATTTAGCAGATTTCTTCAATGTTCCAAAGTGGGATATTTCAAGGGTTAAAGAAAAAGTTAAGATAGAAAATATTTCGCTTCTTGATGAAGGGCTCTCAAAAGGTAAAGGGGTGGTAGCTCTTACTGCTCATACCGGTAATTGGGAACTTTCTGGTGTTGTTGCGTCTATTCTTGGCTACAACATTACTGCTATAGCGATTCCATATTTGAGCCCTGCTGTGACAAAGATATACAAAGATAGAAGAAATAGCAAAGGAGTTGAAGTTTTACTCACAGGTTCTAGCCCTAAAGGTCCATTAAAAGCTCTCAAAGAAAATAGAATTTTAGCTGTTTTAGGGGATAAAACCTTTACTGAAAAAGGAATAAAGACAGATTTTTTAGGTGTTAAATCTCTTGTCCCTCGAGGTCCAGCTACTCTTGTTGCTAAAACAGGCGCTTTTTTTACAGCTGGTTTTTTTATAATGGAGAAAAACGGGTATAGGTTTTTCTTTAAAAGAATAGAAATGCCTCCCGATTCTATGACGGATGAAGAAAAAATAAATTTTCTTTTTACAAGAAGCGTCAAAGTTATAGAGGATGTTATTCTTGATTATCCGTCTCAATGGTTAAATTTCTCA belongs to bacterium and includes:
- a CDS encoding sulfite exporter TauE/SafE family protein, with protein sequence MYHFSPFSLIVLIFAGILIGLSKTAVPGIGAVSIPLFASVMPAKASTGLMLTLIIFADMFAVLYYRRQALWGYLIKLIPWAFLGIIVGYLLLGKIDDKQLRYAIGIIILSTLAISHWKDKWNTKQNPSGILGRWWFAALLGLVAGAATMMANAAGPIMSVYLISMRVPKNRFIGTAAWYFFILNWIKVPFSVSLGFINPGSLKLTLILLPSVAIGAIGGVFLLKKMPEKIFSNIVKVLTAAAAIKLLI
- a CDS encoding lysophospholipid acyltransferase family protein produces the protein MDDYIYRLCSFLGNRLPLPILYFLGNISARIKYIFVYSVRKTVRENVRIVLEYRKEKRGLNYTEAELTHIVKETYYNFSRYLADFFNVPKWDISRVKEKVKIENISLLDEGLSKGKGVVALTAHTGNWELSGVVASILGYNITAIAIPYLSPAVTKIYKDRRNSKGVEVLLTGSSPKGPLKALKENRILAVLGDKTFTEKGIKTDFLGVKSLVPRGPATLVAKTGAFFTAGFFIMEKNGYRFFFKRIEMPPDSMTDEEKINFLFTRSVKVIEDVILDYPSQWLNFSPFKI